The Allorhizobium ampelinum S4 genome has a segment encoding these proteins:
- a CDS encoding acetyl-CoA carboxylase biotin carboxyl carrier protein, giving the protein MDLDKIKTLIDFVGQSRISELSVTENGTTVRISHYPHAQDAIAIGPKDSVAETPKPSASGGVDTVSAPVFGIFHRAPNPGANPFVSVGDSVEVGQSLFIVEAMKVFNTITAERAGKVVRLLVEDGQEVDAGQPMLEIAG; this is encoded by the coding sequence ATGGATCTCGACAAGATCAAAACGCTCATAGACTTTGTTGGTCAATCCCGTATTTCGGAGTTGAGCGTCACCGAAAACGGCACGACAGTTCGGATTTCCCATTACCCGCATGCGCAGGATGCCATCGCAATCGGCCCAAAAGACAGCGTGGCAGAGACACCAAAGCCGTCCGCTAGTGGAGGTGTCGATACCGTATCTGCACCCGTGTTTGGCATTTTTCACCGCGCTCCCAATCCCGGAGCAAACCCCTTTGTTTCGGTTGGCGATTCCGTGGAGGTGGGCCAAAGCCTGTTCATCGTTGAAGCCATGAAAGTGTTCAACACCATTACGGCAGAGCGCGCAGGCAAGGTTGTTCGTTTGCTTGTTGAGGACGGCCAAGAGGTGGATGCCGGGCAGCCCATGCTGGAGATTGCCGGATGA